A single Carassius carassius chromosome 3, fCarCar2.1, whole genome shotgun sequence DNA region contains:
- the LOC132127485 gene encoding uncharacterized protein LOC132127485, whose protein sequence is MAAKRCRESCDGEQDPQLSCNRDDNFQNQQNTTEKLLRLIQTVDEMKKHKPSKLLKLINAVQSRAEPPQQPVFDFEQFLNSQQLGAGAGTQPHHTPDLTDPCMGLTQAEIETFVRVGGNVAGYTVVPRGRFNGLEIHRLINLREISSTGLADYTAFLHDTFSEIVAFSRLLGGDGSLINITLSGPSLTSDVNTLLSASNDYSVDLFISNLEKIMQSNTDVQFDECLNLKVSIARSKQGGARRKLRDLAHNQVIDKNRLNLFVPSNIAGENNLCFAICLAHFLNPQKPHTELEPVASALQESAGYTDQHMISLKDIAQFERMLNIKIVVFYRTNTGKLEKYANTDVPHPKTVFLYLHDNHYFMIKNLKGFIGTPYVCEYCYQGFTAQRDHRCQYTCDVCNASECHLYPKKTKHCGDCLRYCRSDYCFQMHKKPPPGQKFAQCDVTKYCGKCNRRYHVSGINPKPHKCPADRCVHCNEGLVTDGVHQCFIQPVKEKEPNNR, encoded by the exons ATGGCTGCAAAACGTTGTCGGGAGTCATGTGATGGTGAACAAGATCCTCAGTTAAGTTGCAATAGGGATGATAATTTCCAAAATCAACAAAACACTACAGAAAAGCTACTCAGACTCATACAGACTGTTGATGAGATGAAAAAACACAAGCCATCTAAGTTGTTAAAATTAATAAACGCGGTACAATCAAGGGCAGAGCCTCCTCAACAGCCAG TTTTTGATTTTGAACAGTTTTTAAATTCACAACAGCTAG GTGCGGGAGCTGGTACCCAGCCACACCACACTCCTGACCTGACAGACCCCTGCATGGGTCTCACACAAGCTGAAATAGAAACATTTGTAAGAGTGGGTGGCAATGTGGCTGGATACACAGTGGTGCCACGAGGGCGATTCAATGGTTTGGAAATCCACAGGCTTATAAATCTAAGGGAAATATCTTCTACAGGTCTAGCAGACTACACTGCGTTTTTACATGACACGTTTTCTGAAATAGTGGCGTTTTCCAGATTATTAGGTGGAGATGGTAGTTTAATTAACATCACTTTGAGCGGTCCTAGCTTGACATCTGATGTTAATACACTCCTGTCAGCTAGCAATGATTACAGTGTCGATCTCTTCATCAGCAATCTTGAAAAAATCATGCAAAGCAACACAGATGTACAGTTTGATGagtgtttaaatttaaaagtgTCTATAGCAAGAAGTAAACAAGGAGGCGCTCGACGAAAATTAAGGGATCTAGCCCACAATCAAGTGATTGATAAGAACAGACTTAATTTGTTTGTCCCCTCAAACATTGCTGGGGAAAACAATCTTTGTTTTGCAATCTGCTTAGCACACTTTCTTAACCCTCAGAAACCACACACTGAGTTAGAGCCTGTAGCGTCAGCATTGCAGGAGTCTGCAGGATACACCGATCAACATATGATATCACTTAAGGATATTGCTCAGTTTGAACGTATGTTGAATATTAAAATAGTGGTCTTCTATAGAACGAATACAGGGAAGCTGGAGAAATATGCAAACACAGATGTACCGCATcctaaaacagtgtttttgtacCTCCACGACaatcattattttatgattaaaaatCTGAAGGGGTTCATAGGCACACCATACGTGTGCGAGTATTGTTATCAAGGGTTTACTGCACAGCGAGATCACAGATGTCAATACACCTGCGATGTTTGCAACGCTTCTGAATGTCATCTTtaccccaaaaaaacaaaacactgcgGTGACTGTTTGAGGTACTGTAGGTCAGACTATTGTTTTCAGATGCATAAAAAGCCACCTCCAGGTCAGAAATTTGCACAGTGTGACGTTACCAAATATTGCGGTAAATGTAATAGACGTTACCATGTCAGTGGCATCAACCCCAAGCCACACAAATGTCCTGCTGATCGTTGTGTTCACTGTAATGAGGGTTTGGTTACCGACGGTGTGCATCAGTGTTTCATTCAACCGGTTAAGGAGAAGGAGCCAAATAATCGCTAA